A window from Suncus etruscus isolate mSunEtr1 chromosome 18, mSunEtr1.pri.cur, whole genome shotgun sequence encodes these proteins:
- the SMIM13 gene encoding small integral membrane protein 13, with translation MWHNVGLTLLVFVATLLVVLLLMVCGWYFVWHLFLSKFKFLRELVGDTGSQEGDREPSGSEAEEDASSSSHRIRSARQRRVPADEDH, from the exons ATGTGGCACAACGTGGGGCTCACCCTGCTCGTGTTCGTGGCCACGCTGCTCGTCGTGCTGCTGCTCATGGTGTGCG GTTGGTATTTCGTCTGGCATCTCTTTTTATCAAAATTCAAGTTTCTGCGGGAACTTGTTGGAGACACAGGATCCCAAGAAGGAGACCGTGAGCCTTCAGGGTCTGAAGCAGAAGAAGATGCTTCATCATCGTCACACAGAATCAGATCTGCTCGCCAAAGGAGGGTCCCTGCTGATGAAGATCACTGA